A stretch of DNA from Methanoplanus endosymbiosus:
TCTGTCAAAGAATATATAGGATTTTGGCGGCATCTGGACGTTGCCTCTCCCATGCTCGGCAAATGCCTCTTCTATTGCATTGTTGATCACCTTCAGGTCGGGACTTTGTGCAGGATCGGGGTAATATCTCATATAAATGGGATAATTTTATGAAGTGAAAAAGGTTTTTTATTGGCTTTAGGTGGGTGAGGCTGACTTTCCTGGCATCTCCCGTTTATTCAGGCGCGATTTATCCTTTTACAAATTTTTCCATGCTTCATCTTCTTCTTTGGAAAGCCACTCTTTTGCCAGCACTTTTTCGCCTGCATATGCACATAAAGCATCATCTGTCTCCTCAGGTGGTCTTATTTCAATTCTGTCATCATATGCCGGAAATGCAACTTTAGTTCCTGTCCCAAACATATCTCTGATACTTTTTGGTATAACAATCTGGCCTTTTTCAGTTATTGTTCCGGTTTTCATATCAATAAGTGGCATGGGTCTTATATTTCTTATTTGTAAAATGTAATCTTTAAGTGGTTATCTCATGGCATGAACCCGGAGATTTCCGGATTTGATTCGGAGTTTCCTATCATAATCTCTGGATAATTGAAAATTTAACTGCTCATGAATTTCTGTTTGCGATGTAATAGTTTCAGG
This window harbors:
- a CDS encoding AbrB/MazE/SpoVT family DNA-binding domain-containing protein, coding for MPLIDMKTGTITEKGQIVIPKSIRDMFGTGTKVAFPAYDDRIEIRPPEETDDALCAYAGEKVLAKEWLSKEEDEAWKNL